From a region of the Vanessa atalanta chromosome 13, ilVanAtal1.2, whole genome shotgun sequence genome:
- the LOC125068197 gene encoding uncharacterized protein LOC125068197 — translation MGGQVISFILLFLFQYVSGQHYQLCENNTKITRSCTTQILGEDYSDDNTCKVEYIPPNSSDCTDNFGPISSNSHIGGVSLKPYILPVVHRDNRTYYSVNYTVLNITFSNIKWKTMKFRFQKFMKNHESKTAESHCRNIVISNDVTINEQSMLYYDCYWSLTDSDYNGQSHILDFEATDDVVVNRGRYNFNIPSAEMLSPTISEKDWKPFVYIEILTTSMKLHIMPPPSQLKITAYQIEVIKECNKGTKCKEAVKSTTIKLRNNTQEVTYDYSLLISAGTYFFVVTPIHEKCKRGQIKCQSVESPRIIISSEVHQKLNICIASITALVVATLFAYYIVLRVIRRYWCKEYGEKIPPPPKVLVIYSPANRLHAECVASFVAYLRSEYGFDVMYDGDISKTSHSDPVIWADEALELATHVMYIVGPAENTNLYNNIYDKPIIAHKDVDLILLHHLKGARVSSCLKVINVFFEHSNGRVPNETKHDKPFFLLKDWQKLIAYLSKNLLPKKQIMRTERGRCFLEDLTRAKELLNGRNEDVIIRCEKNLMEKKVLL, via the exons ATGGGGGGACAagtgatttcatttattttattgtttctgttTCAATATGTTTCTGGCCAGCATTATCAGCTTTGCGAGAATAATACGAAGATAACCCGTAGTTGTACAACACAG ATATTGGGCGAAGATTATTCAGATGATAATACTTGTAAAGTGGAATATATACCACCAAATAGTTCAGACTGTACTGACAATTTTGGACCCATTTCTTCCAACTCCCATATTGGTGGAGTCAGCCTCAAGCCCTACATTCTTCCCGTGGTTCACCGAGACAACAGGACTTACTATTCTGTCAATTATACTGtccttaatataacatttagtaatataaaatggaaAA cTATGAAATTCCGTTTTCAAAAATTCATGAAAAATCATGAATCTAAAACTGCAGAAAGTCACTGCAGGAATATTGTCATTTCAAACGATGTCACCATAAATGAACAGTCGATGCTCTACTATGACTGCTACTGGTCTCTTACCGATAGTGATTATAATGGTCAAAGTCACATACTCGATTTTGAGGCAACTGATGATGTAGTAGTAAACAGAGGGCGGTACAATTTCAACATACCATCTGCGGAAATGTTAA GTCCAACCATTAGCGAAAAAGATTGGAAGCCATTTGTTTACATAGAAATACTAACTACTTCAATGAAGTTACATATAATGCCTCCTCCGTCACAGCTAAAGATAACGGCATATCAAATTGAAGTTATAAAAGAGTGTAATAAAGGAACTAAGTGCAAAGAAGCAGTTAAAAGTACAACAATCAAGTTAAGAAACAACACTCAAGAAGTAACATATGATTACAGTTTATTGATAAGCGCTGGAACGTATTTCTTTGTTGTTACACCGATACATGAAAAATGTAAAAGAGGCCAAATTAAATGTCAGTCTGTAGAGAGTCCAAGGATAATTATCA gTAGTGAAGTTCATCAGAAATTAAACATCTGTATTGCTAGCATCACGGCTCTGGTTGTGGCAACACTGTTTGCTTACTATATTGTTCTTCGTGTAATCCGTCGCTATTGGTGCAAGGAGTATGGAGAGA AAATTCCACCTCCACCGAAAGTTCTGGTAATCTATTCACCAGCGAACCGTCTCCATGCTGAATGTGTAGCTTCATTTGTTGCTTACCTTCGGTCGGAATATGGCTTCGATGTGATGTATGATGGTGATATCTCCAAAACATCTCACAGTGATCCAGTTATATGGGCAGATGAAGCACTTGAACTAGCTACTCATGTAATGTACATAGTAGGTCCAGCGGAAAACACAAATCTATACAACAACATTTATGACAAACCCATAATAGCACACAAGGACGTTGACCTCATTCTTCTACATCACTTAAAAGGTGCTAGAGTATCAAGCTGCTTAAAAGTCATCAATGTCTTCTTTGAACACTCCAATGGCAGAGTACCGAACGAAACAAAACACGATAAACCATTCTTTTTGCTCAAGGACTGGCAAAAATTAATTGCATACTTGTCAAAGAATTTGCTACCCAAGAAGCAGATAATGCGGACAGAGAGAGGACGTTGCTTCCTGGAAGACTTAACAAGGGCTAAAGAGTTGCTTAATGGAAGAAATGAGGATGTTATAATCAGATGTGAAAAGAATTTAATGGAGAAAAAGGTACTATTGTAA